A stretch of the Arachis stenosperma cultivar V10309 chromosome 6, arast.V10309.gnm1.PFL2, whole genome shotgun sequence genome encodes the following:
- the LOC130935196 gene encoding glutamate synthase [NADH], amyloplastic isoform X3, with the protein MQILGHNGEINTLRGNVNWMKAREGLLKCKALGLTEDELKKLLPIVNANSSDSGAFDGVLEFLVQSGKSLPEAVMMMIPEAWQNDKNMDPQRKAFYEYYSALMEPWDGPALISFTDGHYLGATLDRNGLRPGRFYVTHSGRVIMASEVGVVDIPPEDVCRKGRLNPGMMLLVDFDKHIVVDDDALKEQYSLARPYGEWLKRQKIELKDIVDSVDESERVPPTIAGVAPLSSDDVDMENMGIHGLLAPLKAFGYTVESLEMLLLPMAKDGVEALGSMGNDTPLAVMSNREKLTFEYFKQMFAQVTNPPIDPIREKIVTSMECMVGPEGDLTQTTEEQCHRLSLKSPLLTIEQMEAIKKMNYRGWRSKVIDITYSKECGKRGLEEALDRICAEAHGAITEGYTTLVLSDRAFSRKHVAVSSLLAVGAVHQHLVKSLERTRVALIVESAEPREVHHFCTLVGFGADAICPYLAVEAIWRLQVDGRIPPKASGQFYSKDELVKKYFKASNYGMMKVLAKMGISTLASYKGAQIFEALGLSSEVIEKCFAGTPSRVEGATFEMLARDALQLHALAFPTRVFSPGSAEAVALPNPGDYHWRKGGEIHLNDPLAIAKLQEAARTNSIDAYKQYSKLIHELNKACNLRGILKFKETSTKIPIDQVEPASEIVKRFCTGAMSYGSISLEAHTTLAMAMNKLGGKSNTGEGGEQPSRMEPLPDGSMNPKRSAIKQVASGRFGVSSYYLTNADELQIKMAQGAKPGEGGELPGHKVIGDIAVTRNSTAGVGLISPPPHHDIYSIEDLAQLIYDLKNANPSARISVKLVSEAGVGIIASGVVKGHADHVLISGHDGGTGASRWTGIKNAGLPWELGLAETHQTLVANDLRGRTVLQTDGQLKTGRDVAIAALLGAEEFGFSTAPLITLGCIMMRKCHKNTCPVGIATQDPVLREKFAGEPEHVINFFFMVAEEMREIMSNLGFKTVDEMVGRSDKLEVDKEIVKSNEKLENLDLSLLLRPAAELRPGAAQYCMQKQDHGLDMALDNKLISLSNASLEKGLPVYIETPIQNVNRAVGTMLSHEVTKRYHLAGLPTGTIHIRFTGSAGQSFGAFLCPGITLELEGDGNDYVGKGLSGGKIIVYPPKGSNFDPKENIVIGNVALYGATCGEAYFNGMAAERFCVRNSGAKAVVEGIGDHGCEYMTGGTVVVLGKTGRNFAAGMSGGIAYVLDVDGKFKSRCNPELVDLDKVEEEEDIITLRMLIQQHQRHTNSMLAKEVLADFENLLPKFIKVFPREYKRALANMKSEQTSNDTVDDDEAQAVEKDAFEELKKLATSSVNEKPSQAVSPKRPTQVTDAVKHRGFVAYEREGVQYRDPNLRMNDWKEVMEKMKPGPLLKTQSARCMDCGTPFCHQENSGCPLGNKIPEFNELVYQNRWRDALERLLETNNFPEFTGRVCPAPCEGSCVLGIIENPVSIKSIECAIIDKAFEEGWMVPRPPLRRTGKRVAIIGSGPAGLAAADQLNKMGHTITVYERADRIGGLMMYGVPNMKTDKVDIVQRRVNLMAEEGVTFVVNANVGRDPLYSLDRIREENDAIVLAVGATKPRDLPVPGRELSGVHFAMEFLHANTKSLLDSNLQDGNYISAKGKKVVVIGGGDTGTDCIGTSIRHGCSSIINLELLPEPPRTRAPGNPWPQWPRIFRVDYGHQEAAAKFGKDPRSYEVLTKRFVGDENGVVKGLELVRVCWEKDQTGKFQFKEIEGTEEIIQADLVLLAMGFLGPEYTIAKKLGMEQDNRSNFKADYGRFSTSVKGVFAAGDCRRGQSLVVWAISEGRQAAAQVDKYLIKEEKEHKVVGSKDELVKRQQDLNKKHQDSSKHTVMT; encoded by the exons ATGCAAATATTGGGACACAATGGAGAGATCAACACTCTAAGAGGCAATGTCAACTG GATGAAGGCGCGTGAGGGGTTACTGAAGTGCAAGGCACTTGGTTTAACAGAGGATGAATTAAAGAAGCTTTTGCCCATTGTCAATGCAAATTCATCTGATTCAG GAGCTTTTGATGGCGTTCTTGAGTTTTTGGTTCAATCTGGAAAAAGTCTTCCTGAAGCTGTTATGATGATGATTCCTGAGGCATGGCAAAACGATAAAAACATGGATCCTCAACGTAAAGCATTTTATGAATACTATtcagctctcatggagccatgGGATGGACCAGCTCTTATATCAT TTACTGATGGTCACTATCTTGGAGCTACACTGGATAGGAATGGACTGCGACCTGGCCGCTTCTATGTTACTCACAGTGGACGAGTTATAATGGCAAGTGAAGTTGGAGTCGTAGACATTCCTCCTGAAGATGTGTGTAGGAAAGGAAGATTAAATCCTGGCATGATGCTTCTGGTAGATTTTGATAAGCACAttgttgttgatgatgatgCCTTAAAGGAACAGTATTCGTTGGCAAGGCCCTATGGGGAGTGGCTCAAAAGACAGAAGATTGAACTCAAAGACATAGTAGATTCTGTTGATGAATCTGAAAGAGTTCCACCAACAATCGCAGGAGTGGCTCCG CTCTCTAGTGATGATGTGGATATGGAAAATATGGGAATTCATGGTCTACTGGCTCCATTGAAAGCTTTTGG ATATACGGTTGAATCATTGGAAATGTTATTACTTCCTATGGCAAAAGATGGTGTAGAAGCCCTAGGGTCGATGGGAAATGATACTCCATTAGCTGTCATGTCCAATAGAGAAAAGCTCACTTTCGAGTACTTCAAGCAAATGTTTGCTCAAGTGACAAATCCTCCAATTGATCCTATTCGTGAGAAAATAGTTACTTCAATGGAATGTATGGTTGGTCCAGAAGGTGATCTGACACAAACAACAGAGGAACAATGTCACCGCCTTTCACTAAAAAGTCCCCTTTTGACCATTGAACAAATGGAAGCGATTAAAAAGATGAATTACAGAGGATGGCGGAGCAAAGTTATAGACATAACTTACTCAAAGGAATGTGGTAAGAGAGGATTGGAAGAAGCATTGGACAGGATATGTGCAGAAGCACATGGTGCAATTACTGAAGGCTACACAACCCTTGTTCTTTCTGATAGAG CTTTCTCGAGGAAACATGTTGCTGTGAGCTCCCTCCTGGCCGTTGGTGCTGTTCATCAACATCTTGTTAAAAGTCTTGAGCGCACTAGAGTTGCCTTAATAGTTGAGTCTGCTGAACCACGTGAAGTGCACCATTTCTGCACACTTGTCGGTTTTGGTGCTGATGCTATATGCCCTTATTTGGCTGTGGAGGCAATATGGAGACTCCAAGTTGATGGAAGGATCCCACCTAAAGCAAGTGGTCAGTTCTACTCAAAAGATGAGTTGGTCAAGAAGTACTTTAAAGCAAGCAACTATGGCATGATGAAGGTTCTTGCAAAGATGGGAATATCAACTTTGGCCTCCTACAAAGGTGCTCAGATTTTTGAAGCTCTGGGTCTTTCTTCAGAGGTGATTGAAAAGTGCTTTGCTGGAACACCTAGTCGAGTTGAGGGTGCTACATTTGAGATGCTTGCTCGGGATGCTCTACAACTGCATGCATTGGCATTTCCTACTCGGGTTTTCTCTCCTGGAAGTGCTGAAGCTGTTGCGTTGCCCAATCCCGGGGATTATCATTGGAGGAAAGGTGGTGAAATTCATCTGAATGATCCGCTTGCAATAGCAAAGCTTCAGGAGGCTGCCAGAACTAACAGTATAGATGCATATAAACAGTATTCTAAGCTCATTCACGAGTTGAATAAAGCTTGCAATTTGCGGGGAATCCTGAAATTCAAAGAGACATCCACAAAGATTCCCATTGATCAAGTGGAACCAGCCAGTGAAATAGTTAAACGGTTTTGCACTGGGGCCATGAGTTATGGGTCAATATCATTGGAGGCACACACAACATTAGCAATGGCTATGAATAAACTTGGAGGGAAATCAAATACAG gtgagggcggTGAACAACCATCTCGTATGGAGCCTCTTCCTGATGGTTCAATGAATCCCAAAAGGAGTGCCATCAAACAAGTTGCTAGTGGAAGATTTGGAGTCTCAAGTTACTACCTTACTAATGCTGATGAACTACAGATAAAGATGGCCCAG GGTGCAAAACCTGGTGAGGGAGGTGAACTTCCTGGCCACAAAGTTATAGGAGACATTGCCGTCACTAGAAATTCAACTGCTGGAGTAGGACTTATCAGTCCACCTCCCCATCATGATATTTATTCAATCGAAGACCTTGCGCAACTGATTTATGATCTAAAG AATGCCAACCCATCTGCTCGAATTAGCGTGAAGTTAGTTTCTGAAGCTGGAGTGGGGATAATTGCTAGCGGAGTTGTTAAAGGTCATGCGGACCATGTCTTGATCTCAGGTCACGATGGAGGTACAGGGGCATCTAGATGGACCGGCATAAAGAATGCTGGTTTGCCTTGGGAACTTGGCCTAGCTGAGACTCACCAGACATTGGTTGCGAATGACCTACGTGGTCGCACAGTTCTTCAAACTGATGGCCAACTCAAAACAGGAAGAGATGTGGCCATAGCTGCTCTTCTTGGAGCAGAAGAGTTCGGTTTCAGCACTGCTCCACTCATTACTCTTGGCTGTATCATGATGCGGAAGTGTCACAAGAACACCTGTCCTGTTGGCATTGCTACCCAAGATCCAGTACTTAGAGAGAAGTTTGCCGGAGAACCTGAGCATGTTATTAACTTCTTTTTCATGGTAGCTGAAGAGATGAGAGAAATTATGTCTAACCTTGGGTTTAAAACTGTTGATGAGATGGTTGGCCGTTCAGATAAGCTTGAAGTTGATAAGGAAATTGTTAAGAGCAATGAGAAACTGGAAAACCTTGATCTCTCTCTATTGCTTAGACCTGCAGCTGAACTGCGACCGGGAGCTGCACAGTACTGTATGCAAAAACAAGATCATGGCTTGGACATGGCCTTGGATAATAAGCTCATCAGTTTGTCCAATGCTTCTTTGGAAAAGGGTCTCCCAGTATACATTGAAACTCCAATACAGAATGTAAACCGTGCTGTGGGAACTATGCTTAGCCATGAGGTTACTAAACGATACCACTTAGCTGGTCTTCCAACTGGCACCATCCATATCAGATTTACTGGCAGTGCTGGCCAGAGCTTTGGTGCATTCCTCTGTCCTGGAATCACTTTGGAACTTGAAGGTGATGGCAACGACTATGTCGGTAAAGGATTGTCAGGAGGAAAAATTATAGTTTATCCTCCAAAAGGAAGCAACTTTGACCCTAAGGAGAACATTGTAATTGGTAATGTGGCGCTGTACGGTGCAACCTGTGGTGAAGCATATTTCAATGGGATGGCAGCAGAAAGATTTTGTGTGCGTAACTCCGGGGCTAAGGCAGTTGTGGAAGGGATTGGTGATCATGGATGTGAGTACATGACTGGTGGGACTGTCGTTGTGCTTGGGAAAACTGGTAGAAATTTTGCTGCTGGTATGAGTGGTGGGATTGCTTATGTTCTTGATGTGGATGGAAAATTCAAATCTCGATGCAACCCCGAGCTTGTAGATTTGGACAaggttgaagaggaagaggatatTATTACGCTAAGAATGTTGATACAGCAACATCAACGGCACACAAATAGCATGCTTGCCAAAGAAGTTCTTGCTGATTTTGAGAATCTACTTCCTAAATTCATCAAGGTGTTCCCAAGGGAGTACAAGCGCGCTCTTGCAAATATGAAGTCTGAGCAGACCTCCAATGATACAGTAGATGATGATGAAGCGCAGGCTGTTGAGAAGGATGCATTTGAAGAGCTTAAGAAACTGGCAACTTCATCTGTGAATGAGAAGCCAAGTCAG GCTGTATCACCCAAGAGGCCAACTCAGGTTACTGATGCCGTTAAACATCGAGGTTTTGTTGCATATGAGCGTGAGGGTGTTCAGTATCGGGATCCTAATCTTCGGATGAATGATTGGAAGGAGGTGATGGAAAAGATGAAGCCTGGTCCCCTTTTGAAAACACAGTCTGCCCGATGCATGGACTGCGGTACTCCTTTCTGTCATCAG GAGAATTCTGGATGTCCTCTTGGAAATAAAATACCAGAGTTTAACGAATTAGTGTACCAAAATAGATGGCGGGATGCATTAGAAAGGCTTCTTGAAACAAATAACTTTCCTGAATTTACTGGTCGGGTGTGCCCTGCACCTTGTGAAGGTTCTTGTGTCCTTGGTATTATCGAAAATCCGGTGTCTATTAAAAGCATTGAATGTGCCATCATAGATAAGGCTTTTGAGGAAGGTTGGATGGTGCCACGACCTCCACTTAGGAGAACTGG GAAAAGGGTTGCCATTATTGGAAGTGGACCAGCTGGTCTAGCAGCTGCTGATCAACTAAACAAAATGGGCCATACAATAACAGTGTATGAACGAGCTGATAGGATTGGAGGGCTTATGATGTATGGGGTTCCCAACATGAAAACTGACAAAGTTGATATAGTTCAACGGCGAGTCAACCTTATGGCTGAGGAAGGAGTAACTTTTGTTGTGAATGCTAACGTTGGACGTGATCCTTTGTACTCTCTTGATCGGATTCGAGAGGAGAACGATGCTATTGTCTTGGCTGTTGGAGCCACAAAACCAAG AGATCTTCCGGTGCCTGGACGTGAGCTCTCAGGAGTTCATTTTGCCATGGAGTTTCTTCATGCGAACACTAAGAGCTTGCTTGATAGCAATCTTCAGGATGGTAATTACATTTCTGCCAAGGGCAAGAAAGTTGTTGTCATAGGTGGGGGTGACACTGGTACCGATTGCATAGGGACATCCATTCGTCATGGTTGCAGTAGCATTATAAATCTCGAACTTCTTCCTGAGCCACCTCGCACAAGAGCCCCAGGAAACCCTTGGCCTCAG TGGCCTCGCATATTCCGTGTAGATTACGGGCACCAAGAAGCTGCTGCTAAATTCGGGAAAGATCCAAGATCATATGAGGTACTGACAAAGCGTTTTGTTGGAGATGAAAACGGAGTGGTGAAAGGACTTGAATTGGTACGTGTCTGTTGGGAGAAGGATCAAACTGGCAAGTTTCAATTTAAAGAAATTGAAGGCACTGAGGAGATCATTCAAGCTgacctagttttactagccatgGGCTTTCTTGGCCCTGAATAT ACAATTGCAAAGAAGTTGGGTATGGAGCAAGACAACCGGTCAAATTTCAAGGCTGATTATGGTCGCTTCTCAACCAGTGTCAAAGGAGTGTTTGCAGCTGGCGATTGTCGCCGGGGTCAATCCCTGGTGGTATGGGCTATTTCAGAGGGACGACAAGCCGCGGCACAAGTTGACAAGTACCTCattaaagaggaaaaagagcACAAAGTTGTGGGGAGTAAGGATGAACTAGTCAAGAGGCAACAAGACCTCAACAAGAAGCACCAGGACAGTAGCAAACACACAGTGATGACCTAA